The DNA sequence TTCATGATGTATATTTAGTCATTGAATACAAATCAATGTCCATAAATCATAATTGACaatctattttttaattattgtttaccTAACGCCGCTCTCATCACCACCGTTGTTAGTATATACACTCCCATGTGTTTGTTTTAAGAAAAAGAGAATAGCCATACgacatctacaagaatgatcgagtcgacCAAACATGGAAAAAATTAACATGTTTGTCTTCCtcaagatgagacaaataagtgatgttgaaattgacgatggtatATATAGAGATCCTTactctgtgttcaccatcttttccaaaaacccggtttgagctatcaaccacaaatgcaattcccaGAAGgtttttatcaataaatacAAATCAACTTTTACAAAAAGGTGAGAAATCATACATTCTCATcagggagagaaatcaaactataatcaaaaACTAGAGATAATCCAActataaattaaaacaattagatctgcaccacgacGTGTAGAagataatcgatccactcacaaatccaaaaagtCCTTTGAAAGCGCATAAGAACGAAAACCAAAACTTTGGTGACATAGATCTAAGAAAACTTTCTCTAAAGAGGGAGATTaattaagaaaatcaatgaaaaagcaaaaaaaatcataaaacaagCAATCAAATGGAAAGAtttcggggctttccaccggaaaaCAGATGGAAGCCCCTTTGGGGATGAGAAGAGGGAGGCGGCTAGAGAATAGAGAAAAAAAAACtaggtttttttttgttatactcccatgtgttaaaaaataattacaagaGGCATGAATGTAGAAATAATGAGGAGCTGAATATATTTCCTATATTATCAAACTAGGTAAAAACAAACGCGCTCTGCGCACTTGAatagttattataattttttgaaaatatggatataaaatatattatcgaGAATTTAGGTAGAAgagaatatttaaaatttaaagaatatatatataaatatagagaGAGGGGGGcggagggagggagagaaagagagaagttATTTGGAGTGCCATTTTTTTGGAGTTCCCAAAATCTCAATCCTGACCCATCATTTTACTCTCATCTAACGGCTgtaatttaattagaattttataatatttaaatcattacataatttttcaaattgagCACTCATTTCTTTCACGATTGTAGCGTCGGTTTAttttgttgctgaatttgtGAGAGAGATATTATCTTGCCATTTGTTACTTCACATGTCCTGCATTCAACTTCACCTCCTTTCTAGTTTCGTGGCGGTTTCTTTATTTCATTCTTAATTTACATCGAATCATTATTGAATTTTCTTAGCTTTCTCATCCTTTTGGAATCATGACACTATGGGCATGTTTGTTTGCCATAAGAAGAAGTtttctgcttctggcttctgcttttcttgacccgtttgtgtaaagaagtagaagcacttttaagaagctgagaatcctaacttctctctcacagcttctgcttcttttccaaacactttattcacttatttacttctcaattatgctccacttctctagtttaagcaagaagtcattttttttaaacttgcccAAACATCCCCTATATGCGAAAGGATATACCGCGTGTGTTTGGCTATTAATTTGAAGCACTTATAATGGGCTTGAGAAGTTCAAGCACTCATAATGGGCTTGAGAAGTTCAGAAAAGAAACCATATATTGTAGCTTTTATTTCACCGCAGCTTCTTCTGCTCTTCCTAATACACTTCTTAGTACAATTATGTTTATGGTATGTTTGGGAACcaagatttcatttgaaattctggattgATCAAATAACTTGTTTGGAAAGTTAGATTTAGATTTCGTTTGAAATCCACACATTCAAATATCAGTATAAatatgagaatttgaaatgacaactcaaattctatcatttgaaatccatcatcTGAAATGAAATCCATGTTTCCAAACGGCCTCTTATAATAAATTGTGCACGATTGTCATCTTCGTGAACTCTCTCACAGTATGCCGCTTGATGCACTACCTCCCacgaaaagaaaacagaagactTTTTATCTTAAGATATCATTAAATTAAAGTTGGCATTATGTCTTAAGTCAATATGTTTAAATCATAAAACTCTTTTTCTcgcaaaattaattataataaatttaaataacaaaattttttgTACTATTGTAATTTAAATAGTAAAAAtcttttattattgttattattttttaataaagtaaaacaattttatattacgaatttattaaattataccaaattataagttaaattatccaaacattaaacaatttataaattatgatatccaaacacttttaataacttataaattcaaGCCAATTTTTCACTTATAATTCACTCTTTCACCCAAAtcaataaatcactttttttaaactcaGCAAAACGGTCCAATATCTTGTTTGTTAACaaaaagataattataaaataatcaagACATCCATGTCACATGATTCCGAGTAAATTATGACGACGAGATCAAGACAAAGAGGGAGAAAAAAGTAACTTTATAACTTCCGACAAGTAATATCCAAATTCAGACGACgttgaatattataaataatttaattgacGAAATTATTATGGACGGTGTTGAATCATACACATGATTTCCGTTCTACTTTGCGATAAGAATGGTATTCGAGTCTTGTCACTGTTTTCAAACTTTTACTCTGGTTAAACGTTCTCAATTTGGATTCTTCTATCATCATATTGGTCGTACATGTACAGCCTAGGCTTTCTTACATATAAACGAAGACTAGAGGAAAACAATTCAGTAGCAAAATGGTGGAGCTTCGAGTCTTCTTCTTCCCTATGCTGGCTCATGGCCACATGATACCCACCCTAGACATGGCCAAGTTATTTGCCTTCCACGGCGTGCACTCCACGATCATCACCACCCCTCTCAATGCTCCTGCTTTTGAAAAAGCTGTGCAAGAATGCAACCACTCGGGCTTTCGAATGAGTATTGCGGTTGTTAAATTCCCCAGAGTTTCGGGCTTGCCTGAAGATTGTGAGAATGCTGATCAGCTCACTTCCCCTGCGATGTCACCGTTGTTTCTACGTGCTACGCAGATGCTTGAGGAACAAGTTGAGCAGGTTCTTGAGCAGCACCGTCCTGATTGCCTTGTTGCTGATATGTTCTTCCCCTGGGCTACTTATTCGGCTGCCAAGTTTGGCATCCCGAGACTCGTGTTTCATGGaacatctttcttttctttgtgtGCTTCGGAGCAAGTGAGGCTTCACGTGGCTGCTGATAAGTTGGAAAATGATTCGGATGAGATTATTGTTCCTAATCTACCGGATGAAGTGACGTTGTTAGTGAGCCAACTTCCGATTTATCAAAGGCAAAAAAATGAATCTGAGTTCAGTAAGCTGATGATTAGGATCAaagagtctgaaatgaagagcTACGGAGTGATTGTGAATAGCTTTTATGAGCTGGAACCTGATTATGCTGATCATTACAGGAATGTTCTTATGAGACGAGCGTGGCATGTAGGGCCTGTTTCGTTGTGCAATACAAGTGTGGAAGACAAGGCGCGGAGAGGGAAAGAAGCTGCAATTGGTGGAGATGAATGCTTGAAGTGGCTGGACACGAAGAAGGCTGATTCGGTTTTGTATGTTTGTTTCGGGAGTGTAAGCAAATTTCCTAGTAATCAGTTGCATGAGATTGCAGTGGGACTGGAAGCCTGTGGACAACAATTCATATGGGTTGTGAGGAAAGGCAAAAATGATGAGGAATGGATGCCTGAAGGATTCGAGGAGAGAATAAAAGGGAAAGGCCTCATAATTCGAGGATGGGCGCCCCAAGTGCTGATTCTTGATCACAAAGCTATAGGTGGTTTTGTGACACATTGCGGATGGAACTCGACTCTTGAAGGAATAACTGCTGGAGTGCCAATGGTCACCTGGCCATCATTTGCCGAACAATTTTATAATGAGAAACTGGTTGTTGAGATTCTTCGGATTGGGGTTGCTGTTGGTGCCAAGGAATGGGTTGCTGGTACAGGCAGTGGCAATATAAAAAGGGAGGCATTTGAGAAGGCGGCGAGGAGTGTGATGGTGGGGAAAGATGCTGAGGAGAGAAGAGACAGAGCAAAAGCACTAAAAGAGATGGCAAGAAAGGCCATTGGAGAAGGCGGTTCATCGTGCTTAGATTTGGATGCTTTGATCAAGGAGCTGAGAATGCATCATTCCTCTTGTTAAAGCAGCACAAAATCAATTTCAGCTAgctattttatatttgttttgctATGTGTTCTGTTTTGTACTAGTCTTTCAAGTTCATCTAGCTTTAATCCTATATTACTCAAGCACATCCAAACGATTAGTTCTTTAAGGGTGAATACTTGCATCTATACTTTCAGGCTGTCTAAGACTTTCCTTAACAGAATAAATATTAGAACAATATATGAAGAACATATATAAGAATACTAAAAACTAGATACCAGATACATAAACTCACTCCTCAACCATCCGGTGCTGTCTTGGTTTTGGTGGGATGTTGAGTGCCTTGGTGGTGGGTATGTAATGTTGTCAAGGAAATATGGCTTGGTTGGAGATTATGTTATCGATGCTCGGTTGATTAGAGTTGGTGGGGGGGGCTTTAGAGTTGTTTTGTCTGTTGCTACCCTGTTATCTAAAGAACTTGACATAGGGTATATTGCTACTAATATTTGCTCTTGAAACAAACATTTTGAGCttgtgattttaattatttgtgtttggTATTTATAGTTTCTTTTTACTCGCCTTGTCAAGATTTTTTGGCCATGGGCTGATAGTCAGGGGCGCGTCTAGGAAGAGGCATGGGGGACACGTATCCCccctaaaattattttttaagcttttcaccattctaaattttgtaaaagtaaagaagtgcctccacaaaatttaaaaatatatagatgttTTCTAAAAATTTGTCTGATGTCCCCTAAGTTTAAATCCTAGATCCGCCCTTGCTGACAGGTGCACCGGAAGACTTATGGATAATTCCAGTACCTGAGTTAAAGAAGACAATGCAAATGAGCTTTGGATCATTGTACATCGGACCAGTTATTGACGTTCTTTCAATACTTTGAGAGAGTTTGCCAGAATTAGGATTAGTCTAGGAAGATCTTCATGAAGTTAGTTCTATCCAAGTTATGGTGCTTTTGTCAGTTTATCACCAGAGATTTTGATAAACAAAGAGATTTTACCTAGTCTGGAACTCAAATGAAGATGTGAGTTTTAAAGAAACCAATGCCAGTAGATGGATTACATATTACAGGTGTTCCAACTTCCGACTAAGCAAGCATTCTTACAAGACACGCCTCGTGGTTGTGAAATGAACGAAATCTCGGAAACTTTAGATAAATCACTaaagcttttcaaaaaaaatgcagGAACTTAGTTTTAGCCTGTTATGCTCCTAATAATATACTAATTCACCCTGTTCTCAGCATGCATTATCATTTAATATCAGAACCTGGTGTACTAGTTATACTGTTAGAAAAGCATATCTTAAAGGATTATCATTTTACATGGCCTCACTTCTTTAACGGAGAATTTTAGCTACTGAAAAGAAGAATGAACTGAAGATGCTTTTTCACTAGAAAGGAGTCCTGAAAAGAGGTCCTTTCCTATGAGACAAGTTCATGATTTCACAGGTCCGTCCAGAAATTACGAAGAACAACTATGTTGGTAGAGCTCAAAATGAAGTATCTTCTGGATCTAATGTCAAGCTAAGTTGCAAAGATAAAAATTCAGAtgataaatttgataaagatataAGTTAGTTTTCGAGTAAGATTTAAAAACTTTGAAGTTTACTCAAAAAAGTTCCGTAAGTCAAGAGCAGAACTTCAAATTCAAAGGACAAACCTGCTTCAAAGAAGATGAGCCATTAGCTCCTTTCAAAGCTAAGCAGGCCTAAAGAAGCATAAATAAATGGACACACTTATTCACCAAGGACAAAATTAGCGAGTATATAGGCATGTTGTCCTAACAAGGGGACAATATAAATTAGGTTTAGGCTTCTTATTTTGTTTGTGTTCCAGCTTCTGTTTCTATAAATAAATCCTACTTATCAAAccaatgatatatataatttgaaaattcaatatatacatatatataagttagatatttaaaacttcataatttaatttctaatttaataCTTAAATGCgaattttaatttcataatttaatttctaacttctacgtaataaattttctaacataaatttgaaatattttataaataatctacaaatcaaaaaatcaaatcatctctacatatttgaatattaaatttattatccaAATTTGAATACTAATTTActtgtttaatttttaattttgatctaataaattttgaaacctaatttttaaatattatataaataatctatgaatcaaaaaattatatcatttctaCATATTTCGAATATTAACTTTATTATTTGCATTGATaagaaaaacttaattattTGCATTcgaattttaatttcaatattttatctaataaattttctgatctaaattttaaatatttcataaataatctataATAGCACTTAACGACCCCAACCCCTCCATGGCTCCATCTCCGGAACACGTTATCCACAGCAGAAAAGTAGCTAGAAATTTAAAATGCTGATACCAACAGGCTAATACAAAAGAAACTCACCGCAGGGaccaatcaaaaattaaaagaaaataccCAACTCGTCCGGAGATAACTAAATTACCGGGCACAACAAGCTAAACAAAAAGCATAAAACTGagatctaagagcatctccaactgcTCACTGCTAAAACTGTAATGATCtggacttttttttaaaaatttatttattagagttaagttctatggagaccatttTTTTTAGAGACTgtggagaccacttatattctgcaaataaaatattgcataaaaatattgcaaaactcGTAATTTTGCAAAACATGTTGTACAAAGATccttatatcatttaaaatcttgaatatcatgtatgttttgcatgtagaatattacaaaatgttttgtccagcggaatatgtttagtttgcagaacatttgttcaatttgcagaacatacacattctacttattaaacatagatgttcttcaataattttgatgaattcATGATATTTGTAGtacatacttcacaaaataatgtgttttgatttgcaaaattatgagttttgcaatgtttttatgcaatattttacttgcagaacataatggtctccacggtctccaaaaaaAGTGGTCTCAATATAACTtttctcaaatttataaaataaaataaatttgctgtagtctataaaaattatattaatgattcaaaattaatatttatggaataaaataattttatgttataaacatctcgatgcaataccaatattaatatacaaaattgcaaaattggattataattcatgagtaaaaaaatgaaaataaaaatctgcatgtaattaacgattcaAAGCacaacaaatcttaattttggTTGTGTTTAACATAGGTGCGTAAAAGTCTAAAATATATTCGTATACAAATCCGAAACCATccttaattttttaatagagATAAATATTATGTTCTAGTTGTACGAACATTAATTATCTCGGGACGTATGAACTCCAATCCATGCACGAGTGTATTAGTGATTCCTTCATTTTTTGGATCGATTGACTGCAAAAACATCAACTTAAATCCATGAGGTCTCGGTTTATAACCAcccttgcaacaacctttatttattCTGTATAAACAGCCTACACTTACAAGGTGCTTGAACTGAGCAAACAGATGTTGTGAAAGTGTTGCATGAATAAtcttttcctgtatacaaagtaaatcatataaaaattaacaataacaaacatatccgattaacaaaacaaatattataaaaaaataaagaacaaaCATATATCCTCTATTAATCTTTTCAtgcatcaatatcatgtcaagactatattgttctcccgtatttggatttgtcgactacCACATCCGGCAAACTCTTACTTTTATCagccaatcatctctatcgtGATTCAAAACATCTAGAGTGTAattcattattgtattagatggagaagacaAATAACCTCAAGAAAAACtgtgtgttaaattttatgaagtcTGGTCTTAATTTATAGGGGTTGTTTTGAGAAAAGACCGGTTTATCAAAAATactttttgtttttgatatacacctttcccaaaaatatgatgatagtttaagattctgatttgattttgatattttgaaaaaagtagttttgaaattttcatcccatatatccgaaactaaaaaagacagtttttattttagatattttttcatccaaaaattccaaaaaattaaaaaaatagaacagagctctCTGGGAGGCGCCACCTAAACGACtcatgcttctcctttatataaatatactagtgaataaagccgcgcttcgcggcggcgttataaatttggatacgaataaatattataatagcataaaaattattttgagtcatcttcccgtcaaacataccactaattaaaaaaaattataattaatataaaaatttgtttaagtggtcatcctgtcaaacacaatactaataataatattagttcGAACCGTCCTCCagtcaaaaacaatattaatccataattattatttttatgataaaattaaatattataatttagatcaaaattagtttgagtcaccctcttgtcaaacacaatactaattacAAAACAttgtaatttagatattagtttgagtcgtctTATTGTCAAAcgcaatactaataaaaaaatttctaattatgataaaattaaatattataactggataaaaattattttgaacggtggtcccgttttaacaaaaaaatattttttaacatagataaaaaattattttagccactatcccatcaaacataatactaataaattttttttaactatttagataaaaattagtttgggatgcttcccgtgcccgtcaaacacaatactaatagaaaaattataattgtttagatacaaattaatttgggccgcctcctgtggcgccctccaaacccgggtcagaaatttggggtccacaccataacataaacctataattaatataatatgtgcagtgacccttaactgtccatggatcgcaacaggttaaagtataaaacaagccacaacataactttaattattacaaacccaaatcccaaaatataaacttaattcttacaagcttacacatcaCTTGTGTCTCGTTACtcaaactaatacatatataaaaagccaagtgctgctgatagctctctccatctctcagcctggaatcctggccttaccactagcctgagggtcatcattaccaactttctctgccttcactggaaagaacataaagtatcgcaagagtgagctaacaagctcagcaagtataacaatgtcaatttaaaatattaatcataagctgaaggaaaccagtgtctaatggaatcaatctcaatatcaagatttgtttttcttttagagtatcaattagaattggatattaaatttatttttaaaaatcaaaggttaggctgcttatcagtcagacactaaccccgagcaggtcccaccatgctcgtttactggatccaaggcacacattggcctaaagcgaccactcatctggtctgaccactcatttggtccaagtttagaaaactatccaattctatcacaatcaagatgatcaacaatattattcaataaaatggAAACaccaatatcataaataaattttgaagcagaagcatgttgggtttcggggcaacaaacgcagcggataatcgacgtaaaataaaaaaaatccgaaaccctaacccgaggatccatctataaagaacggctgatcatggagatacgaaataataccttgttgaagctttacgttagcgaaagatggaggtccggaacaagcaatcaccacgcagccctcgtctaaggatcgcgtctctaagcagtccacacgaacgtctgatcgccaaagatcaccggagccggtactagccgaatgtagcctctctctctctctctagcctctcttgatgtagagctgctagggttttataataaaacgaattttatgttacttaaccctaaaacaatacatcattatgtatttatagggaagagagatagatgggccaaaccctaatcggatttgggcttctccaaacctaatccgattttggttttaatattaaattcgaaattctaattacttaattaagactggctcaattaaataatttatttcgaacttaatcatttaatttaaattcagaatttaaattaaaactcctttaaacattcaaagtgtgtgaccctttaggttattattacgctggcaataattttaatatccaataataaaattgtaaacaatgagcggcatctagtaatacatcattgctacccaagtaataataataattggtgattcaattaaaccttttgtgaataatgtacaatgtaatataatccctttaaccttatattatagatcagactcaaggcatgtattgtgtcatcctcttcatcgtctaatccgaatttccttgatcaatgagtagactattaaacaaatcaatatttgagcacggccatgcattttatagtctcactcaatcaagaggccaataatatcactcctaaaataggagggttaaatcctttctagatcattcatatttctcatacgattcataatatacccaatgtacatttcatcattacccggtcaaaggtaacttttagtgcaaccaaagtatattaattctcatatagaaatataatgatatcaagtcagaggatcattacatcattatcacagtgagaatttctaatgacacttattaacatgtaaaatctcacggtgggtcattccagtgccatgtgtcgatacatgcacttatgttcttgactttagcatcactatacctatgatcaatgagatgtgatcatcagtcaacaaacatactagtcttaatgcatcattattgtcccttaacaatgatactcgactagggacatttaggaatattgatattattctcataatctcatttctaagtcacgtacttagagatatagaattacatataatattccaaggacatttattatgctttcaatttattacgcagtaaataaagacacattaaatatttattccataatcaatataacataatccataaatgtctacgatagaacacaatagtattgtctctaggacaccaatactaaca is a window from the Daucus carota subsp. sativus chromosome 8, DH1 v3.0, whole genome shotgun sequence genome containing:
- the LOC108197143 gene encoding scopoletin glucosyltransferase, with protein sequence MVELRVFFFPMLAHGHMIPTLDMAKLFAFHGVHSTIITTPLNAPAFEKAVQECNHSGFRMSIAVVKFPRVSGLPEDCENADQLTSPAMSPLFLRATQMLEEQVEQVLEQHRPDCLVADMFFPWATYSAAKFGIPRLVFHGTSFFSLCASEQVRLHVAADKLENDSDEIIVPNLPDEVTLLVSQLPIYQRQKNESEFSKLMIRIKESEMKSYGVIVNSFYELEPDYADHYRNVLMRRAWHVGPVSLCNTSVEDKARRGKEAAIGGDECLKWLDTKKADSVLYVCFGSVSKFPSNQLHEIAVGLEACGQQFIWVVRKGKNDEEWMPEGFEERIKGKGLIIRGWAPQVLILDHKAIGGFVTHCGWNSTLEGITAGVPMVTWPSFAEQFYNEKLVVEILRIGVAVGAKEWVAGTGSGNIKREAFEKAARSVMVGKDAEERRDRAKALKEMARKAIGEGGSSCLDLDALIKELRMHHSSC